TTATTGCAATAACACATACAACTATTTATGGATTTTATACAAATGGAAGTTGTATTTAATGAAACTTGAATATTCTGAACGAAACTCTGTTGCTGAATTAAATCTTTATCAAGATTGAACTGATATCGAATATATCTTATCCTCTGAAGATATCGAAATATTGAATTATCTGCCTTGATGCATTGACACATTTAATTTCCGCACAGTTACTTTACCGTTACTTTTTACTTTAATTTTAAACTATGTTCGATTTCGATTGCAATCTAATCAGAGTCTAATTAACTAAGGAATGTTGATAGAAAATTACGGTGAAAAATATGGTTAACAAGGTAGAAACGTAATTTCCGAAGCACTTGAAAAATTTGTATTGCTTGTTAAGCAAAAAGTACTTTATTCTTGCAAAGCTTGTATGTACATATTTACATTCTGAGGTTTTTTTGACAAACGTGATTCCATGATGAATTAATTGTGCAATAACATTTGCGTAACGCCATTTGCATGCGAATAAATGGCATCGTCTATGCCAATATCTTGTACAAATCAGGCTACAGTAATTCGTTTCTCAATCGTCGTCCGAAACTCACTTTCTATACACATTTGTTCACACTGTCTAAGATGCGTTAAAAGATGTACAAATTTAGTTGGGTCATCGAGTCACAATGCTATCGAATCTTCATGTTCCAATCAAAGGAAAGTAGATCACTGCCCAGAGAATGAGAAGAACCAGTAGGATAATCATGAGTTTGGAACGGAAGTTATCCCATCCGACCAGAATGTACTTCTGTCTTCTCTGATCGTTCTCCACTATGGAAGACTGGAATGCAACAAAAACTGTGATAAAAAACCAATGAGATAAATGTTTTATAGTCACGATTATTTGGTTTCTTACATCGTCGTCGATGTCTTCGTCATCCCTTAACCTAAGGGTGCTTAAATTCTGCTGCATTTGCGTAGCTTTACTTTGACTATTCTTTGCTTTACTCTGAACAGGCTTAGAGATGATTTTTTTATTATGTTGCGGCGACTTAGATGTTCCAGGCCGATCGAAAGGTGTCAGTTTAATGGCCACGGTATTCCTTATTTCTCCTGGTCTGCTGGACTCTTTTATCTTCGGGTCTGTGGCTCCTTTCTTCGTTGGCTCATTCACTGCTGCATTTTCGTTCGTCACGTCTTGTGTAGATAAGCAATTTTTGTTATTAAAAGCatcgctaagataaaaaattcgcGGTATGTTTGTAGTTTGCGCGAGATAGTCGTAAGAAAACAAACTTCCACGGGATGTTAATTAAAAAAAGGTGGTAAAAATTCCTCGTTGATGAATCTCTCCTGTTTTCGACTTACCTTTTTCGGAAACATTCTGCTGCGAATCTCTGTCTCGAACACCTCGGACGTGGGATAAAAAATTCTCCAAATATCGCGCAATCGTTCTTTCCTCTTGTCGCTTCAGATTGTCGGCTAGATATCCTCTTGGAAGTACCACAGGACTCGGTTAGAAGTCGATACGACAGCCGACAATACCAACGGTCAGCCGACGAACTTTATTCCTGATTGTCGTACGACACCAGTCAGTCTATCTCTTGTGCTATCAAAACATTTCAGAGGGTAGAAAAGAGAAGAAAGTAGATTAGATAATATACAACACAATCTTACCATTAGTCACTAGTGCAGTTATACAGAATTCATTAATATATAAAACTAACTCTAATTTGCATCGCTGCTCTGACGTCGAAACGTATTAGCGTTAACAAATACAGATGTTACGATCGCATAAACGAAAGGTTCTAGGAAAGACGATTAAACAAGGAACAGGTTCGTTGATCTCTAGCGGCAAATAAAGGTTTCGAACAACTCGTACCTTCGTAAACATCATTACTTGAGAGCCTGCGGATGTCATATGACTCAGATGCCAAGGAACGAGCACCAACCGTTGCTATCAAGGCTAATTGACTCAGGTGTTGAACACAGCCTCGATATCATCTGGCATTAACGGTGTATATCGTCCTTCTTCACTTTTTTCGTCGCTAAAAGTCCTCTCGTCGTGTTCCGATGGCGTTCGTCCCAGTCAATTCGTTCGCAAACATACGGATTCTCCTGTCAGAACGTCATATATTCGCAGATAACTTCGAGCAGAATTCTCGATAATTACCACATACATCATTTTTGACAAGGAACGATTATCTGTTTGCGTATAGAGTTTACGAAAGGCCAATAAACTGTTTATAACGTCGATGAAATAATTAGACCTCGAATTAGCTCGTAcatgtatttttattaaaattgatAAAACATCAATTTCCATGCTACTTGATCGAGTTACGAAAAAGAACGGTACGCGTGCATTCAAATCAATAATTACGTAGATAAGATTTAAATTCTGTCCAGCGGGAAAGAAGATAAAGTGATCGTAGAAATCATTTGTATGTTAATCACGTTTTATTCGCTTCTGTACAAATACTTGGTAAAAAATTGGCAATACTCGGTATCCGAATACAACCTATCGAGTATCTCGTGTATATCAGTAGAAACGTACAATCACGATTTTATAGTAATCGTCGAGCATTCGATTAAAGGAATATCCAATTCGAACGAACATTACAGGGACTAGCATTATTCCGATTTTATCGTTTCGTACAACGCTTTCGTGCGTTCTTATACAAGTTTCTATCATTTTCTACATCGAATTGGTCAACACTGGGTATTTATTTGCCGTTCGACCAACGAAATCGAAAGTGCAAACAGAAGTCACGAGGCATAATCTTACACAATTCCTACACTCACAATTTACAAATGTCTAAACCTTTCAGTCCGCAAAAAATGGTACACGCTTCTTAAATTTTCCCTCGTTTGTTGAGCAAACTACTTACAAAGTTCTTCGTCGAATATTTACGATTTTTTAGCATACAGTTAATTATTAGCTTGCAAAGGACGGATTCATCGATGGGAAAAATTCACTGAAAAATACTATCATTGATAAAACACTTGTTCTACTCCAAATTTTGAACAATGTGGACGCTGTTCGTCCTCTTCCTCCTCGGTTATGCCTCTAATATTTTCTCGCGTGCAAAGATCGTACTTTCTCCGTCACTCCCCCCGCCTAACgacgataaaaaagaaaaaaatagccCGAATTTCTCCTCGTTCATTTCCAATGGCCCGTGCAACTCGACATTTGTATAGTCTCGAAACGTTTCACAAGATTCGGTATTGAGCGAGGAACGTGTAGACGATCACCCAGAGGACCAAAGCGACGATCACAGAGATCAGGAAGACTGTCTTTAGAAAGTGCCACGGACTTTCCATCCGCGACTCGGCGCGGCTGCCCCAGCTCTTGCAGCCACCATTTCTGCACGGCGTGCTTCCGGGCTGCACAGGCGTCGACGTCGCGACGCTGCTCATTGCCGGCGTCACCTTCACCTCATCAAGTTCGGTTTCATCCGCACTTTGAACCTCTGTCTTCGTCAACTCGAACCTCGACGAATTCTCCATCTGGAAATTGAGATCGGCAACAGATTAGAGATTAATTTGAACACGCATTGGAAGATCCGATCGAGAAAAGAGTCGACGAACTTGCTCGTCGAACATATGGCACACGTACATGCGTTCATTAGTTTACGATGTTTAGCGGCGAAATAAACTGAGAACGCTCTGTTCGACTGTGTTAGGATACGACGAAATGAAAGGAGGATTAAGCGTGTGTAGCACGAGTTAGACAAGATCGGGAACGATTATGCAAACGGATAAATTTTTCCGATTATTTCTATGAATACCTTGTCCTCTGTTAATGTATTTCGATAGCGATAGTATATCGACGATTTCGATAGCAGAACTAGAATCGAGGGTCGCGATTGTAAAACGACGGAAGAGAGTCGAGTGACCAGTTTATTAGATCTTTAAATGTAGAAAACAGTTTTTAAAGAACGGTATTATAATGTGGTTTCGAATCCGGGGCACAAACGCAGGTCAAACCAGACCTACGACCGCAATTTCCTATTTTGTCAAAGGAGTGGCATCAAAAAACAGTTTGCTCGTCGATTTGGAACACAGTGGAATATTTTTATCCACGCGTAACGGTCCGGCAGAGAGACATGCTAATCGTGCCTGGGGCTTTACCTTTCGAATAAGAttgaggggaaaaaaaaagaggcgaGCTGGAGAACGAAAATTCAACGACGCTTATAATCATTCAGCGTGGGCTGGTGCCGCGAGTTGAATTCCTAATAATTCCGCACGGGAATGAAATGCAGCCAGCCTGGCGATGCAGCCACTCTAAATTATCGATTATTTCGCAATGGTGCACGATTGTGCGGAGGAACGCGTGCATTGCGTTTCCAATAAATCTTAATGGCAATCTACGGCATTCCGTGGCTCCTCAAGGTTGACGGTCCTTTATAAAATAcagagaagagaaaagaaaatcgaGGAAAGGACACGATAACTTGTACGCAATTTACAATAGACCTTGACACGATTGTTTGTCGAGGAAAAGGAAAGAAATAGAGGTCCGCGAAAGACTGGAAGCCTTCTCTTCTTAAGGTGAAAGTTACGTGAGCTAGTAGGAAAGtatagaagaaatttgaagtaaaCAGCATTGATCGCTGTAAATCATGGTTGTATCGAAGGCCACAGGTGAACGAACTGTAATCTCCGAAAGGTGAAGGGAAATAGATTGTACAGGGTGAGAGGGGGGCATTACGTGCTTCTCTGGAATCCGAATCTTGGGAGGGAACAGGTCTCTCTCGGGCTTTGGCTTCGACCCGTACACCAACCCCATCATGCTGGTGACCTGGTTCAGGTACGGGTAATCCCATATGGATCCAGGGGATGGAACAACTACCATCTGTCAACGATATTATTAGATAAACAGCCGAATTTCGAAAGCACTTCCTGTTACGCGCACGCGATGCGAACTTTCTACCAGTCGTTTCAAATGGGTATCGCAAATGGCACTTGTTGCGAGTCACTCGCTGGTATTTTTAAAGGAAATCTAATCGGTATAATCGTCGATCATAGAGTG
This sequence is a window from Xylocopa sonorina isolate GNS202 chromosome 6, iyXylSono1_principal, whole genome shotgun sequence. Protein-coding genes within it:
- the LOC143424266 gene encoding uncharacterized protein LOC143424266, which translates into the protein MNNDGNRHIRKYEYAFDNMVVVPSPGSIWDYPYLNQVTSMMGLVYGSKPKPERDLFPPKIRIPEKHMENSSRFELTKTEVQSADETELDEVKVTPAMSSVATSTPVQPGSTPCRNGGCKSWGSRAESRMESPWHFLKTVFLISVIVALVLWVIVYTFLAQYRIL